In a single window of the Anaerocolumna cellulosilytica genome:
- a CDS encoding extracellular solute-binding protein: MKKIVSLILCVLLIFGGLTGCDSKSKQGTTGSNPTKVPDAQQQSESEPTDAALAKPVELKIWHDADEAIMAVIQNRVNETLKDDKISVIFEKKTGLTDQLKLYGTDTANGPDMYFYAQDSIGMFAEMGILTPITDLISEDAMSDLLPMTLEAGTYKSVKYQLPVYFETLLFMYNKDLWKGEIPSTTEDLYDYMVTNTDIDAGTYAVLNQHSTAYNVAPFINGFGGYIINADVQPGLNLQATKEAVAYNQKFSKLQADGDYNTVGTLFNEGKASAIIGGPWLISGMKNTTIKLGFKSLADFKLPNGKSLVPYSGVQGFSVLKYTAESKKDAIAKVLITLAGTKVAIDIAKLSNCAPANNKAYDDADVAANEMIVAMKKTADTARPMPNIPQLSVMWVPMESFLAAVNKSGEDIDASADKYQQEALTAIADMQ, from the coding sequence ATGAAAAAAATAGTAAGCTTAATACTATGCGTATTATTAATCTTTGGGGGATTGACGGGTTGTGACAGTAAGTCCAAGCAAGGTACTACAGGAAGCAATCCGACAAAGGTGCCGGATGCGCAGCAGCAGTCAGAAAGCGAACCGACAGATGCCGCACTGGCTAAACCAGTAGAACTGAAAATCTGGCATGATGCGGATGAAGCGATTATGGCAGTGATTCAAAACAGGGTCAATGAAACGTTAAAGGATGATAAAATCTCTGTTATCTTTGAGAAAAAAACAGGCTTGACGGATCAATTGAAGCTATATGGTACAGATACAGCAAATGGTCCGGATATGTATTTTTACGCACAGGATTCCATCGGCATGTTTGCAGAGATGGGCATATTAACTCCAATTACTGATCTAATCAGCGAAGATGCTATGTCAGATCTTCTGCCGATGACTTTAGAGGCAGGGACTTATAAATCAGTCAAATATCAGCTTCCGGTTTACTTTGAAACTCTCTTATTCATGTACAATAAGGATTTATGGAAAGGAGAGATTCCTTCTACAACAGAAGATTTATATGATTATATGGTAACCAATACGGATATAGACGCAGGCACCTATGCGGTTCTTAACCAACATTCTACAGCATATAACGTAGCTCCGTTCATCAACGGCTTCGGCGGTTACATAATAAATGCAGATGTACAGCCGGGACTTAATCTGCAGGCGACCAAGGAAGCAGTTGCCTACAATCAGAAATTTTCTAAGCTCCAAGCGGATGGCGACTATAATACGGTAGGTACATTATTTAATGAAGGAAAGGCCTCAGCGATTATTGGAGGTCCCTGGCTAATCTCGGGAATGAAAAATACAACAATAAAACTTGGATTTAAGAGCTTAGCAGATTTTAAGCTTCCGAATGGGAAAAGCTTGGTACCTTATTCAGGAGTTCAAGGCTTCTCCGTATTAAAATATACAGCTGAATCCAAAAAGGATGCGATAGCAAAAGTGCTTATAACTTTGGCTGGTACTAAGGTTGCAATTGACATAGCGAAATTGTCGAATTGTGCTCCTGCGAATAATAAAGCATATGATGATGCTGATGTGGCTGCCAATGAGATGATAGTTGCCATGAAGAAGACAGCGGATACCGCCCGGCCGATGCCGAATATTCCACAATTAAGTGTTATGTGGGTACCGATGGAAAGCTTCCTCGCCGCGGTGAATAAATCCGGCGAAGACATTGATGCATCTGCTGATAAATATCAGCAGGAAGCTTTGACAGCAATTGCGGATATGCAGTAA
- a CDS encoding LacI family DNA-binding transcriptional regulator, translating into MPITISDVAREAGVSTSTVSKVLNNWTTISPATVDRVKHAIHKLNYTPNSRAVSFARQTTQNIVFLTSLGKNEAYHNPHMFDIMCGVNSILAKNNYTLSLVDIFNDSYQGESVTRVMAQKCADGMVIHGSAISKEIADLITKQQFPHILIGHPGFETQLCWIDTNHVLAGQAAAEYLISNNYGDVAFIGGKKTDHISMQRLKGFLGTMHSYGYLVSPEKILYTNSSREESYEATIRLLELKKSPSAIVCESNTIALGTARAIEKMKLEVPKDIAFLTFDAYPYSEIIDPKPTVIDINVYDMGIQAGIMLLRKMENPALQIQTYTTLPVVNAGKTT; encoded by the coding sequence ATGCCGATTACCATCAGTGATGTCGCCAGGGAAGCCGGCGTATCAACCTCAACTGTTTCAAAAGTATTGAACAATTGGACAACCATATCCCCTGCTACCGTAGATCGGGTCAAACATGCAATCCACAAGCTGAATTATACGCCAAATTCCAGAGCCGTCAGCTTCGCCAGACAGACAACACAAAATATTGTTTTTTTAACTTCTCTGGGAAAAAATGAGGCCTATCACAATCCTCATATGTTTGACATTATGTGCGGTGTCAATAGTATCCTGGCGAAAAACAATTATACACTCTCCCTTGTAGATATTTTTAATGATTCCTATCAGGGGGAATCCGTTACCAGGGTAATGGCTCAAAAGTGCGCTGACGGAATGGTAATCCACGGTTCCGCCATTAGTAAAGAAATCGCTGATCTCATCACCAAACAGCAATTTCCTCATATACTCATCGGTCATCCGGGATTTGAAACCCAGCTATGCTGGATTGACACCAACCATGTCTTAGCCGGACAGGCAGCCGCAGAATATCTGATTTCCAACAATTACGGTGATGTCGCCTTTATCGGCGGCAAAAAGACGGACCACATCTCTATGCAAAGGCTCAAGGGATTCCTGGGGACTATGCATAGTTATGGTTATCTAGTATCACCAGAAAAGATATTGTATACGAACTCCAGCAGAGAGGAGAGCTATGAAGCAACTATCCGGCTGTTGGAACTAAAAAAATCCCCGAGCGCTATTGTATGTGAAAGCAATACAATTGCACTAGGAACTGCAAGGGCTATCGAAAAGATGAAACTGGAGGTACCGAAAGATATCGCTTTCCTGACTTTTGATGCATACCCGTATTCTGAAATTATTGATCCAAAGCCAACCGTCATTGATATCAATGTCTATGATATGGGAATACAGGCAGGGATTATGCTGCTACGCAAGATGGAGAACCCGGCGCTGCAGATTCAGACATATACTACCCTTCCAGTGGTTAATGCGGGAAAGACGACGTAG
- a CDS encoding alpha-amylase family glycosyl hydrolase: MKKGFWRKLTVYVLLIAMVVTGLATSGTFQKTQAETVSSVTVHYKGTYSAPNIYYWNLNGDNNKPVSWPGVQMKAESDNWFGYTFSNTQSVNLIFNQNGSQTADLHRTSGEWWYKNNQWYQYNPEITADSITVHFKSPWDGAKIYYWNLQPSGSTTTWPGGDMTPEGNRWYKYTFSESTQVNLIFNYNGKQTSDLTRTKGEWWYKDNQWYESNPETYVTPTPTVTPAPTKTPTVTPTITPAPEKGIDFRDETIYFVMVTRFYDGDSNNNVHCWDEVAAMKDSNDPAWRGDFKGLIEKLDYIKALGFSAIWITPVVKNMSGYDYHGYHAVNFSEIDPRYESDDATYQDLINAVHEKGLKIIQDIVLNHSGNFGEENLYPLFTKDETQEDTADTIIRIDEGKLPDNYDTLPPAQQYQARLYAMKEDTQDTENIYHHEKSLSWEGYTVQTGQIAGDCVDLNTENPAVSDYLINAYRSYINMGVDAFRIDTVKHISRLTFNKEFIPAFKAAGGEDFFVFGEVATRYRQVWNSNIPAISTPFYTWAETLAYPWSDTATNMNSTFQHWNDNQNVSDQPVSRNHLLTGNTYRTPDKSTSSGLGVIDFPMHWNFNNARDAFRVGVDGDQFYSDATWNVTYVDSHDYAPDGAPENQRFAGSQDTWAENLNLMYTFRGIPCIYYGSEIEFKKGAVIDAGPTKPLSETGRAYFGDNIEGSITVTDYAEYTNATGAMATALNHPLSLHIQRLNKIRRKIPALRKGQYSTEGVSGEMAFKRRYTDTKTGVDSFVLVSITDGAAFSGIPNGIYKDAISGDVKVVTDGKLTIPRVGKGNMRIYVLDLPGNPAPGKIGNNGAYLK, translated from the coding sequence ATGAAGAAGGGTTTCTGGAGAAAACTGACGGTATATGTGCTGCTAATTGCAATGGTGGTAACAGGACTAGCAACATCCGGCACATTTCAAAAGACGCAGGCAGAAACAGTATCCTCGGTTACGGTGCATTATAAAGGGACGTATAGTGCACCAAATATCTATTATTGGAATTTGAACGGGGATAACAATAAGCCGGTTTCATGGCCGGGAGTACAAATGAAAGCTGAAAGTGATAATTGGTTTGGTTACACCTTCAGCAATACCCAAAGTGTTAATCTGATATTTAATCAGAATGGTTCACAGACTGCAGACTTACATAGGACTTCGGGGGAATGGTGGTATAAGAATAACCAGTGGTACCAGTACAATCCCGAAATAACTGCGGATTCCATTACGGTGCATTTTAAAAGTCCCTGGGACGGAGCGAAGATATATTATTGGAATTTACAACCCTCCGGCAGTACAACAACCTGGCCGGGGGGAGATATGACGCCGGAGGGAAACAGGTGGTACAAATATACTTTTTCCGAGTCCACGCAGGTTAACCTGATATTCAATTATAACGGGAAGCAGACTTCTGATTTAACACGGACAAAGGGAGAATGGTGGTATAAGGACAATCAATGGTATGAGAGTAATCCGGAAACGTACGTTACACCAACACCGACAGTTACGCCTGCGCCGACTAAAACACCAACAGTCACGCCGACCATAACACCGGCACCGGAAAAAGGGATTGATTTCAGAGATGAAACTATCTATTTTGTTATGGTAACCCGGTTCTATGATGGAGATTCCAATAATAATGTACATTGCTGGGATGAAGTGGCAGCCATGAAGGACAGTAACGACCCGGCATGGAGAGGTGACTTTAAAGGTCTTATTGAAAAACTGGATTACATAAAGGCACTGGGGTTTTCGGCAATTTGGATTACTCCGGTCGTGAAGAACATGAGCGGCTATGATTATCACGGTTACCATGCCGTTAATTTCAGTGAGATAGACCCAAGATATGAATCGGATGATGCAACCTATCAGGATTTAATTAATGCGGTCCACGAGAAGGGGTTAAAAATCATACAGGATATCGTATTAAACCATTCGGGAAATTTTGGGGAGGAAAATCTATATCCGTTGTTTACAAAGGATGAAACTCAGGAAGATACTGCTGATACGATTATCAGAATTGATGAAGGAAAACTTCCCGATAATTATGATACCTTACCTCCGGCACAACAATATCAGGCCAGACTATATGCCATGAAAGAAGATACCCAGGATACAGAAAATATTTATCACCATGAAAAAAGCTTAAGCTGGGAAGGTTATACGGTCCAAACCGGTCAGATAGCAGGGGATTGTGTGGATTTAAACACAGAGAATCCAGCCGTATCGGATTATTTAATAAATGCCTACAGAAGTTATATTAATATGGGGGTTGATGCTTTCCGGATTGATACGGTAAAACACATATCCAGACTGACTTTTAATAAAGAATTTATCCCAGCCTTTAAAGCGGCAGGAGGAGAAGATTTCTTTGTGTTCGGAGAAGTGGCTACCAGGTACCGGCAGGTATGGAATAGTAATATACCTGCAATTTCCACACCGTTTTACACCTGGGCAGAGACCTTAGCCTATCCTTGGAGTGATACAGCTACTAATATGAACAGTACTTTCCAGCACTGGAATGATAACCAGAATGTCAGTGACCAGCCTGTCAGCAGAAATCATTTGTTGACCGGCAATACCTATCGCACACCGGATAAAAGTACATCTTCCGGACTGGGTGTAATAGATTTTCCCATGCATTGGAATTTTAATAATGCCAGAGATGCATTTCGTGTGGGAGTGGATGGGGATCAATTTTACAGTGATGCTACCTGGAACGTAACTTATGTGGATTCCCATGATTATGCACCGGATGGCGCACCGGAAAACCAAAGGTTTGCCGGTTCCCAGGATACCTGGGCAGAGAATTTGAACCTGATGTATACTTTTCGGGGAATTCCATGTATTTATTACGGAAGTGAAATAGAATTTAAGAAGGGAGCAGTGATTGATGCCGGTCCAACAAAACCCTTAAGTGAGACAGGAAGAGCTTATTTCGGGGACAATATTGAAGGTTCCATAACTGTAACGGATTATGCTGAATATACCAATGCAACAGGAGCAATGGCAACAGCCTTAAACCATCCTCTTTCCCTGCATATACAGAGATTGAATAAAATCAGAAGAAAAATACCTGCCCTTAGGAAGGGGCAGTATTCAACGGAAGGTGTTTCGGGAGAAATGGCTTTTAAGAGACGTTATACGGATACGAAAACCGGGGTGGATAGTTTTGTACTGGTATCCATTACAGATGGTGCAGCCTTTTCAGGAATACCAAATGGTATCTATAAGGATGCGATTTCGGGAGATGTAAAGGTAGTAACAGATGGCAAATTAACAATACCCAGAGTGGGAAAAGGCAATATGAGAATTTATGTCCTGGATTTGCCAGGTAATCCGGCACCAGGTAAAATCGGTAATAACGGAGCATATCTGAAATAA
- a CDS encoding AraC family transcriptional regulator translates to MDINNYTFYKEKKKHGNSTYPFTIYKVRMPETFYQFPLHYHGEVELIHVSEGKGIITVNLKPYVVTAGTIAFISPGILHSMEQCPGEPFVYRNFIFDLKMVLTHTSDESTLKTLLPIMANKIYFPVIIDKQHPLNVPLTAYISTMQQIHDTRLPGYELAIKSQIMLIIYLLTSNNQLLTDNYYFKFTVSKLKKVLFYISRHYEESISIQDAAAIFGSSPSHFMRFFKNTTGSSFIQYLNDYRLNIAQEQLLTTSCSILDIAVNAGFNNLSYFNRMFKNKFQESPSSYRKKHSFPHPPDRKK, encoded by the coding sequence ATGGATATTAATAATTATACTTTTTACAAAGAGAAAAAAAAACATGGCAACAGTACTTATCCTTTCACTATCTACAAGGTACGGATGCCGGAAACCTTTTATCAGTTTCCCCTGCATTACCATGGAGAGGTGGAACTGATTCATGTAAGTGAAGGCAAAGGGATTATTACCGTCAATCTAAAACCTTATGTTGTTACAGCCGGAACCATAGCTTTCATATCCCCGGGAATCCTACATTCCATGGAACAATGCCCAGGAGAGCCCTTTGTTTATAGGAATTTCATCTTTGATTTAAAAATGGTACTTACACATACCTCCGATGAAAGTACCCTAAAAACCCTGCTTCCCATTATGGCAAATAAAATATATTTCCCGGTAATTATTGATAAGCAACATCCTCTGAATGTTCCTCTAACAGCATATATCAGTACGATGCAACAAATCCATGATACCAGGCTTCCGGGGTATGAACTGGCAATAAAATCCCAAATCATGCTAATAATTTATCTGCTTACATCGAATAACCAGCTGCTTACAGATAATTATTATTTTAAATTTACTGTCAGTAAATTAAAAAAAGTTCTATTTTACATTAGCAGACATTATGAAGAATCCATATCCATACAGGATGCTGCTGCAATTTTCGGAAGCAGTCCCTCTCATTTCATGCGTTTTTTTAAAAATACAACAGGTTCTTCTTTCATACAGTATTTAAATGACTACCGCCTAAATATAGCACAAGAACAACTACTGACAACTTCCTGCTCCATTTTAGATATAGCGGTTAATGCTGGTTTTAATAATCTCTCCTATTTTAACCGTATGTTTAAAAATAAATTTCAAGAATCCCCTTCAAGCTATCGGAAAAAACACTCATTTCCTCATCCGCCTGACCGTAAGAAATAA
- a CDS encoding BlaI/MecI/CopY family transcriptional regulator, producing the protein MVEYKLGVMEMKFADLMWENEPISSGDLVKLCEQELAWKKSTTYTMLRRLCQRNIFKNQGGLVSSILSKQEFHALQSEKFIEETFDGSLPQFLAAFSTRKKLTDKEIEELEKLIHQSRR; encoded by the coding sequence ATGGTCGAGTACAAATTAGGTGTTATGGAAATGAAGTTTGCGGATTTGATGTGGGAGAATGAGCCAATTTCCTCCGGTGACTTGGTAAAATTATGTGAACAGGAATTAGCCTGGAAGAAATCTACTACTTATACCATGCTGCGCCGCCTATGCCAACGCAATATTTTCAAAAATCAAGGTGGTTTGGTTTCTTCCATTCTATCCAAGCAAGAGTTCCATGCTTTGCAGAGCGAAAAGTTTATTGAAGAAACTTTTGACGGCTCGTTACCGCAATTTTTAGCGGCATTTTCAACAAGAAAAAAGCTGACTGATAAAGAAATTGAGGAATTGGAAAAATTAATACACCAGAGCAGGAGGTGA
- a CDS encoding M56 family metallopeptidase, whose protein sequence is MAYFIHSKILDTFLQVLNMSLTASIIIVFVLVARLLLKKAPKVFSYALWSIVFFRLLCPITFESMFSLLPINANPISTNTIYSETPQISTGITTVDNAINPILPAPANGASDDNPLLIAVTIGENLWIMGIVVLLTYSIISLLRLRKKLIGAVKLYDNIFLADHIASPFVIGLFRPKIYLPSSLAEQEQSYIILHEQTHIRRFDHVMKIVTFVALCIHWFNPLVWIAFTLTVNDMEMSCDESVVKRLGANIRAEYSALLLSLATGKKIIAGTPLAFGEGDIKSRIENVLHYKKPALWVMLASLASVSAVCIAFASNPPRTSMDWAKNLRVKDVAKIELVVMSSDENERYRLYEPSEFSDIVTLVNKSRGVYLPNPESMAGNAETYYITTTDGVRHIFSNNGYLFIDGDSYDAGHHWLSSWGNVKGNAPLPETFLFGNEKLLTMDELKLIASKGDAISWDDFAPYNGQDIGFGLYIMHYPMEPPYYVRVGGVPGESPIYVYLGSTETGQDIDIRQESIDEFIQNSEVERIVFWVKPDETPQAIGKVAVMQWLNRYKGDKVSNLERITDYTVDSVNVISGTPKAGQTWQDMPYHYVVRAEYSISTATEEYLSPADGISGKGWFKGLFKELCVKSLGNGNFEVISIGTGGGEQKFLQQ, encoded by the coding sequence ATGGCGTATTTTATTCACTCGAAAATCCTTGATACTTTTTTACAAGTCCTCAATATGAGTTTGACTGCGAGCATCATAATTGTTTTCGTGCTGGTTGCACGACTGCTTTTGAAAAAAGCTCCTAAGGTTTTCTCCTATGCGCTGTGGAGCATTGTGTTCTTTCGGCTGCTTTGCCCGATTACCTTTGAAAGCATGTTTAGCTTGTTGCCAATCAATGCAAATCCCATTTCCACCAATACCATTTATTCAGAAACGCCACAGATAAGCACAGGTATAACGACTGTTGACAATGCAATCAACCCCATATTACCTGCCCCTGCAAACGGCGCAAGTGACGATAATCCGCTGCTGATAGCGGTAACCATTGGTGAAAACCTCTGGATTATGGGAATAGTTGTGCTGCTGACTTATAGCATTATTTCTCTTTTACGACTACGCAAAAAACTGATAGGCGCAGTAAAGCTGTACGATAACATTTTTCTTGCCGACCACATTGCATCCCCCTTTGTTATCGGTCTGTTCCGTCCGAAAATTTACTTACCATCGTCTTTAGCGGAGCAGGAGCAAAGCTATATTATCCTGCATGAACAAACCCATATCCGTCGCTTTGACCATGTAATGAAAATTGTGACATTTGTGGCTTTGTGTATCCATTGGTTTAATCCGCTCGTTTGGATAGCGTTTACGCTTACGGTCAATGACATGGAAATGTCCTGTGATGAAAGCGTAGTGAAACGGCTGGGGGCCAACATTCGAGCGGAATATTCTGCATTGCTTTTAAGTCTTGCAACAGGCAAAAAAATCATTGCCGGTACCCCTTTGGCCTTTGGAGAAGGAGATATTAAAAGCAGGATAGAGAATGTTCTGCACTACAAAAAGCCTGCCTTGTGGGTCATGCTGGCATCATTGGCTTCCGTATCTGCAGTCTGTATTGCATTTGCGTCCAACCCACCGCGTACATCAATGGATTGGGCTAAAAACCTGCGTGTCAAGGATGTTGCAAAAATTGAGTTGGTCGTAATGTCGAGCGATGAAAATGAGCGGTATCGCTTATATGAGCCTTCTGAGTTCTCCGACATTGTTACGCTGGTGAATAAAAGCCGTGGTGTCTATCTTCCAAACCCGGAAAGTATGGCGGGCAACGCTGAGACATATTATATTACCACCACAGATGGGGTGCGCCATATATTCAGTAACAATGGCTATCTATTTATTGATGGGGACTCTTATGACGCCGGACATCATTGGCTTTCGTCGTGGGGCAATGTAAAAGGAAATGCCCCGCTGCCGGAGACCTTTCTCTTTGGCAATGAGAAATTATTAACCATGGACGAACTAAAGCTCATTGCCTCAAAAGGCGATGCTATTTCTTGGGATGACTTTGCTCCCTACAATGGGCAGGATATCGGTTTCGGGCTGTATATTATGCACTATCCAATGGAGCCGCCTTATTATGTTAGAGTTGGCGGAGTGCCAGGGGAATCGCCTATATATGTTTATTTAGGTTCTACCGAGACGGGGCAGGATATTGACATTCGGCAGGAAAGCATAGATGAGTTTATTCAAAATTCCGAAGTGGAACGTATTGTTTTCTGGGTGAAGCCCGACGAAACTCCGCAAGCTATCGGCAAAGTGGCAGTTATGCAGTGGTTGAACCGTTACAAAGGTGATAAAGTATCTAATCTTGAGCGTATCACTGATTATACCGTTGACAGTGTGAATGTAATTTCTGGCACACCCAAAGCAGGGCAGACTTGGCAGGATATGCCGTACCATTATGTTGTTCGTGCAGAATACAGCATATCAACCGCTACGGAAGAATATCTCTCTCCCGCTGATGGTATTTCAGGAAAAGGCTGGTTTAAGGGATTGTTTAAAGAACTATGTGTGAAATCGTTAGGCAATGGAAACTTTGAAGTTATCAGCATAGGAACAGGCGGAGGTGAACAGAAGTTTTTACAGCAATAG
- a CDS encoding aminoglycoside N(3)-acetyltransferase, with amino-acid sequence MQSVERKLVLKKDIIDGIKKVGIVNGDTVMVHASLSSMGFVCGGPQIVIEALLDTVGTDGTIMMPTQSWKNLDPESGVHWEEPREWWQTIRENWPAYDKRITPTNTMGAVAEMFRNWQGAYRSDHPARSVAAVGKNAEYLTTGHDLSNIFGQGSPMDKLYHLNGKVLLIGVGYNKNTSIHLADTIAMYPSKHVTKESSAIMVDGVREWVTYETLYVDGEDFEEIGISFENSHIVGEAYIGNALIKSMSQKALVDYSIEWIEKNRK; translated from the coding sequence ATGCAATCGGTAGAGAGAAAATTAGTTTTAAAAAAGGATATTATTGATGGTATAAAAAAGGTTGGAATTGTAAACGGTGATACTGTAATGGTACATGCTTCATTAAGCAGTATGGGATTTGTATGCGGAGGACCTCAAATTGTGATAGAAGCACTGTTAGATACTGTAGGAACTGACGGGACGATTATGATGCCAACACAGTCTTGGAAAAACCTAGACCCAGAATCAGGTGTCCACTGGGAAGAGCCAAGGGAATGGTGGCAAACAATACGTGAAAACTGGCCGGCATATGATAAGAGAATTACTCCAACGAACACTATGGGAGCAGTTGCGGAAATGTTTCGTAATTGGCAGGGAGCATATAGAAGCGATCATCCAGCCCGTTCAGTTGCCGCAGTCGGAAAAAACGCAGAATATCTTACGACAGGGCATGATTTAAGTAATATATTTGGTCAAGGTTCTCCCATGGATAAATTATACCATTTGAATGGAAAAGTATTATTAATTGGTGTAGGCTATAATAAAAATACATCAATTCATTTGGCAGATACGATAGCAATGTATCCTTCAAAGCATGTTACCAAAGAAAGCAGTGCTATTATGGTAGATGGAGTAAGAGAGTGGGTTACTTATGAAACACTATATGTTGATGGTGAAGATTTTGAAGAAATAGGTATATCCTTTGAAAATAGTCATATAGTTGGAGAAGCATATATTGGTAATGCATTAATAAAGTCCATGAGTCAGAAAGCACTGGTTGATTATTCTATAGAATGGATTGAAAAAAATAGGAAATAA
- a CDS encoding ABC transporter ATP-binding protein, with protein MNKSILQVRQLCKTFSSDGQQQHILTNLDIDIYKGDFTIIMGSSGSGKTTLLYALSGMDTPTLGKIIFQGTQIQNLSSDELANFRKKHCGFVFQSIYLLENMSIMDNVLTAGYLVSNNKPEIIKRAKELFLQVGLTEEIWRKFPSQLSGGEKQRAALIRSLINKPDIIFADEPTGALNSSTGKDVLDILTKVNQNGQSIVMLICLLHYPLH; from the coding sequence ATGAATAAATCAATTTTACAAGTAAGGCAATTATGTAAAACCTTTTCGTCGGATGGACAACAGCAGCACATCCTCACTAACTTAGATATTGATATTTATAAAGGTGATTTTACCATCATAATGGGCAGCTCCGGTTCTGGTAAAACCACTCTTTTGTATGCATTGTCCGGAATGGATACACCTACACTTGGTAAGATCATCTTTCAAGGTACTCAAATCCAAAATCTTAGCAGCGATGAACTTGCTAACTTCAGAAAAAAACATTGCGGATTTGTATTTCAGAGCATCTATCTCCTTGAAAATATGAGTATTATGGATAATGTCCTGACTGCAGGATATCTTGTAAGCAATAACAAACCAGAAATAATCAAACGTGCAAAAGAGCTTTTTCTGCAGGTCGGATTAACAGAAGAAATATGGCGTAAATTTCCCAGCCAATTATCCGGAGGTGAAAAGCAGCGTGCTGCTCTTATTCGTTCCCTAATCAATAAGCCTGATATCATATTTGCAGATGAACCTACCGGAGCACTTAATTCTTCTACTGGCAAAGATGTCCTGGATATTCTGACAAAAGTAAACCAAAATGGTCAGAGCATTGTTATGTTAATATGTCTCCTTCACTATCCCTTGCACTAA
- a CDS encoding response regulator produces MKLFTENDVSLLILDINLKECSGFNFCKSIREESDIPILFISARDSEGDILT; encoded by the coding sequence ATGAAATTATTTACAGAGAATGATGTGTCATTACTTATTTTGGATATTAATCTGAAGGAATGTTCCGGGTTTAATTTCTGTAAAAGCATACGTGAGGAATCAGATATCCCAATATTGTTTATTAGTGCAAGGGATAGTGAAGGAGACATATTAACATAA
- a CDS encoding ATP-binding cassette domain-containing protein — protein MAILEIKDISYSYDKKTNVLSDVTAELEIGKLYAILGPSGSGKTTLLSLLGGLDVPMKGKILFDGENIAKQGLANHRRNHVALIFQNYNLIDYMTPVENVKLTAQQDVVPILERLGLTMAEMNRNVLKLSGGQQQRVAIARAIASDAAIILADEPTGNLDDDTAAEITTLLKESAHQLQKCVVVVTHSNDVARQADAVLQIRHRKLLMKEVAQ, from the coding sequence ATGGCTATTTTAGAAATCAAAGATATTTCATACTCCTATGATAAAAAAACAAATGTATTAAGTGATGTAACAGCAGAACTGGAAATCGGAAAGTTGTACGCCATACTTGGCCCTTCGGGTTCCGGCAAGACAACACTTCTTTCCTTGCTCGGTGGGCTTGATGTTCCTATGAAGGGGAAAATCCTTTTTGATGGTGAGAATATTGCTAAACAGGGGCTTGCTAATCATCGGCGTAATCATGTGGCCTTAATTTTTCAGAATTATAACCTAATTGATTACATGACACCGGTTGAAAATGTAAAGCTGACTGCACAGCAGGATGTAGTACCGATTTTAGAACGGCTCGGCTTAACAATGGCAGAAATGAATCGCAATGTATTGAAGCTATCGGGCGGTCAACAGCAAAGGGTTGCGATTGCCCGTGCGATTGCCTCCGATGCAGCAATCATACTGGCTGACGAGCCTACCGGAAATCTGGATGATGATACCGCGGCTGAAATTACTACACTCCTGAAGGAGAGCGCCCATCAGCTTCAAAAATGTGTGGTGGTAGTAACCCACTCAAACGATGTTGCAAGACAGGCGGATGCCGTATTACAAATTAGACATAGAAAACTGCTTATGAAAGAAGTTGCTCAATGA